The sequence CCAGTTTGAGGCTGTCAGGTTCCAGATAGTCGACATGGCCGTCGAGCTGGAGGCCATGAGGCTCCTGGCCTACACCGCGGCCTACATGAAGGACAGGGGCGACAGGAGGTACATCTGGCTGGCGTCAGCGGCTAAGCTCTACACGGGGATAAAGGCTAACGAGATAGCCTCCGCGGCCGTTAGGATACTCGGCGGCCTGGGCTACATCAAGGAGTCGAACGTAGAGAGAATTTACAGGGACGCTAAGCTCCTTGAGATAGGGGAGGGCACTAATGAGGTCCAGAGGTGGATAATGGGGAAGGCGCTATATAATGAGTTATTTGTATAACTAATAGATTAAAATACTAAATGGGTTTTGAGAGCCTATAAGCCTTTATTCTTGCGGATCATTATAAAACGCTATTCACGGGCATGGCGTCTAGATAGCGGGAAGCCCTGATGTCCCGTCTAGAGCCTAAGATCCTGTGGGAGCCCTCGCCAGAGTTCATCAGGAACTCTAATATGTTCAAGTACGCTGAGTGGCTGAAGGCTAATTACGGGAAGGACTTCGAGCTGTCCGAGGACGCCAAGGCCAACGTGAAGGCTTACAACAGCATGTGGAGGTGGTCCGTGGAGAGCCTGGAGGAGTTCTGGGAGACCACGTGGAAGTACTTTAACATCATCTCCCACACGCCGTATACGAAGGTCCTTGAGAGTAGGACGATGCCCGGCGCCAAGTGGTTCACGGGCGCGACGGTTAACTTCGCCGAGAATGTGCTCAGGCATGCCGAGGCCAAGGGGGACGAGGAAGCCATTGTATATGTCAGGGAGGACGGCCTCAGGAGATCAATGTCGTGGGGTGAGCTCGAGAGGGAGGTTGCAGCAGCTTCTCAGTGGCTCAGGGAGGTCGCGGGCGTAAGGAAGGGTGACAGGGTGGCAGCCTACATAACCCAGGTGCCCGAGGGCGTGGTGGCGCTGCTCGCTGCGGCCAGCGTCGGCGCTATATGGGTGGCAGTGGGCGCTGAGATAACCTCAAGGGCCGTCATAGACAGGTTCAGGCTACTTGAGCCCTCGGTGCTCTTCGCGGTAGACGGCTACGTCTTCAAGGGGGACGTCTACAGGAAGGCGCAGGACATAGAGGAGATAGTAAAGGCCGTCCCCTCGATCAGACGCGTCGTCGTGATAAGGAACATGGGCTTTGACGTGAAGATAAATGTTGACAGGCCCATCCACACGTGGGACGAGGTAGTTCAGGGGAGAAGGGCCCGCCCGGAGTTCGAGGTCGTGCCGTTCGAGCACCCGCTGTGGGTGCTGTTCACCTCTGGCACCACTGGGATCCCTAAGCCCGTGGTCCACTCGCACGGAGGCATTACGATAGAGGGCTCCAAGGCAGCCCCCATGCACCTAGACGTATCTTCGGCTGACAGGTTCCTATGGTACTCCTCCCCCTCATGGATGATGTGGAACACCGTAGTGATGGGGATGCTCACCGGCGCCACCGCGGTCTTCTACGACGGGAGCCCGATGATAAGGAAC comes from uncultured Acidilobus sp. JCHS and encodes:
- a CDS encoding Acyl-coenzyme A synthetase/AMP-(fatty) acid ligase — translated: MSRLEPKILWEPSPEFIRNSNMFKYAEWLKANYGKDFELSEDAKANVKAYNSMWRWSVESLEEFWETTWKYFNIISHTPYTKVLESRTMPGAKWFTGATVNFAENVLRHAEAKGDEEAIVYVREDGLRRSMSWGELEREVAAASQWLREVAGVRKGDRVAAYITQVPEGVVALLAAASVGAIWVAVGAEITSRAVIDRFRLLEPSVLFAVDGYVFKGDVYRKAQDIEEIVKAVPSIRRVVVIRNMGFDVKINVDRPIHTWDEVVQGRRARPEFEVVPFEHPLWVLFTSGTTGIPKPVVHSHGGITIEGSKAAPMHLDVSSADRFLWYSSPSWMMWNTVVMGMLTGATAVFYDGSPMIRNLEPLWEVAEKESLTILGTSAPFIHSCMKVGLQPGSQFRLSKLREIGSTAAPLSPDGFEWVYRNVKENVWLNPASGGTDVVSGFVGGCPVLPVWKGEMQCRWLGVKVEAYSAEGKPVINEVGEMVIELPMPSMPLYFWGDPEYKWYRESYFTMFPNVWWHGDWLMITDRGTAIIFGRSDSTIKRKGVRMGTLDFYKVVESLPEVVNSMVVEVKGKVLLFVVLRPGLQLTEELKNRINEVLRQNLGPYFVADYIIQVPDIPQTFNFKKLEVPVKKVLTGWDVSKAVNLANVINPDAFFKVIEAAKPIVEQIKEE